A region of Streptomyces sp. NBC_01750 DNA encodes the following proteins:
- a CDS encoding PP2C family protein-serine/threonine phosphatase, with product MAGASVSAGAGERLLEALVRTAQQASPAELPTVLERYAEAMGMGRAIVYLADLQQRVLLPLVEGEPDLEVDASLAGWAYRTNSLRVEEDTSGGLTLWLPLVDGAERLGVLELRMETLDGVKLWRCRTIASLLALIITSKRTYSDTFAQRMRTRPMQLPTEMLRAFLPPRSIGTGRVVSTAVLEPAYELGGDAFDHSFTEDFLHATILDAMGHDLASGLATSVAMAGCRNARRTGADLAKLVATVDQALAKWLPDQFCTGIFAQLHMPTGVLQWSNCGHPAPLLIRGQRLLDKALERASEPPLGLPASLAGGPRQVHETSLEPGDRILLYTDGVVESRDEGGEQFGLERFTDYIIRSTAAGQNAPEVLRLLIHAILGHRHNELSDDATILMIEWRPPGQ from the coding sequence ATGGCAGGCGCGAGCGTGTCGGCCGGAGCCGGTGAACGGCTGCTGGAGGCGCTGGTCAGGACCGCCCAGCAGGCGTCACCTGCGGAACTGCCGACGGTCCTGGAGCGATATGCCGAGGCCATGGGTATGGGCCGTGCCATCGTCTACCTGGCCGATCTCCAGCAGAGAGTGCTGCTGCCGCTGGTCGAAGGCGAGCCGGACCTGGAGGTCGACGCTTCCCTGGCCGGATGGGCCTACCGGACAAACTCCCTGCGCGTGGAGGAAGACACGTCCGGCGGGCTGACCCTGTGGCTGCCGCTGGTCGACGGAGCGGAGCGGCTGGGAGTCCTGGAACTCCGCATGGAGACACTGGACGGGGTCAAACTCTGGCGCTGCCGGACGATAGCGTCGCTCCTCGCCTTGATCATCACTTCCAAGCGCACCTACAGCGACACCTTCGCGCAACGCATGCGGACCCGACCGATGCAACTGCCCACGGAGATGCTCAGGGCTTTTCTCCCCCCGCGCTCGATCGGTACCGGCCGGGTAGTGTCGACCGCGGTCCTGGAACCTGCGTACGAGCTGGGCGGCGACGCCTTCGACCATTCATTCACCGAGGACTTTCTGCACGCCACGATCCTCGATGCCATGGGCCACGACCTGGCGTCGGGCCTTGCCACCTCCGTGGCCATGGCGGGCTGCCGCAACGCCCGGCGCACGGGCGCGGACCTGGCCAAACTCGTCGCCACCGTCGACCAGGCGCTGGCGAAGTGGCTTCCGGACCAGTTCTGCACCGGCATCTTCGCCCAGCTGCACATGCCGACCGGCGTGCTGCAATGGTCCAACTGCGGTCACCCGGCGCCATTGCTCATCCGCGGCCAGCGCCTGCTTGACAAGGCCCTGGAGCGGGCTTCCGAACCTCCGCTGGGCCTGCCCGCCAGCCTGGCCGGCGGACCCCGGCAGGTGCACGAGACAAGCCTCGAACCCGGCGACCGGATACTGCTCTACACGGACGGCGTCGTGGAGTCGCGCGACGAGGGCGGGGAGCAATTCGGCCTGGAGCGTTTCACCGACTACATCATTCGGTCGACCGCCGCCGGGCAGAACGCGCCGGAAGTGCTCCGCCTGCTCATCCACGCGATCCTCGGTCATCGGCACAACGAACTCAGCGACGACGCCACGATTCTGATGATCGAATGGCGGCCGCCCGGCCAGTGA
- a CDS encoding Hsp20/alpha crystallin family protein, with protein sequence MSLTVRREALPALWDSFREFEDHFDRLGQLWRSAVPGGGGLADAWVPSADEEETEDAYQVELELPGVSKDQITVDVTDSRLAVHGEVEEKERSGVLHRQTRRFGRFDFRWALPADADADHVTAELADGVLTVRVPKTEKSRPRRVEITG encoded by the coding sequence ATGTCGCTTACTGTCCGTCGTGAGGCACTGCCTGCGCTGTGGGATTCCTTCCGCGAGTTCGAGGACCACTTTGACCGTCTCGGACAGCTGTGGCGGTCAGCTGTTCCCGGCGGCGGTGGGCTCGCCGACGCCTGGGTGCCGTCGGCCGACGAGGAAGAGACAGAGGACGCCTACCAGGTCGAACTCGAACTCCCTGGCGTCAGCAAGGACCAGATCACGGTGGATGTCACCGATTCCCGGCTGGCAGTCCACGGCGAGGTGGAGGAGAAGGAACGCTCCGGCGTGCTGCACCGGCAGACCCGCCGTTTCGGCCGGTTCGACTTCCGGTGGGCCCTGCCCGCCGACGCCGACGCCGACCACGTCACCGCCGAACTCGCCGACGGGGTCCTGACCGTACGCGTGCCCAAGACCGAGAAGTCCAGGCCGCGGCGCGTCGAGATCACCGGCTGA
- a CDS encoding Hsp20/alpha crystallin family protein — translation MLMHTDPFRELDRLTQQAFGTRSCPTVMPMEAYRAGDDFVVHFDIPGVDPETVDVDVDRNVLTVRAERRSPAPDGAELIAAERPTGTCSRQLFLGDSLDTERIDAAYDAGVLTLRIPVAEQAKPRKIQISGGESPKQIDA, via the coding sequence ATGCTCATGCACACCGACCCGTTCCGTGAACTGGATCGACTCACCCAGCAGGCGTTTGGCACGAGGTCCTGCCCCACCGTCATGCCGATGGAGGCATACCGCGCGGGTGACGACTTCGTGGTCCACTTCGACATCCCGGGTGTCGACCCGGAGACCGTCGACGTCGACGTCGACCGGAACGTCCTCACCGTCCGCGCTGAGCGCCGCTCGCCGGCACCGGATGGTGCGGAGTTGATCGCGGCTGAGCGCCCGACGGGGACATGCAGCCGCCAGTTGTTCCTCGGCGACAGTCTCGACACCGAGCGGATCGACGCCGCGTACGACGCCGGGGTCCTTACGCTCCGCATCCCGGTGGCCGAGCAGGCCAAGCCGCGGAAGATCCAGATCTCGGGCGGCGAGTCTCCAAAGCAGATTGACGCCTGA
- a CDS encoding DUF2267 domain-containing protein yields MRWSELVEEVRERGEYPTTKEAERITRIVLSTLGGHLAGPERADLVKRLPAEAATVVVEQIPAVEPLTGAQFVDSVAARIDGATPATALWDVSSVLSVVADAAGDELTDRIIHLLPPGYALLFGRAQLAA; encoded by the coding sequence ATGCGGTGGAGTGAACTCGTGGAGGAAGTGCGCGAGCGCGGGGAGTACCCCACCACCAAGGAGGCCGAGCGGATCACAAGGATCGTGCTCTCCACACTCGGCGGGCACCTGGCCGGTCCCGAGAGGGCTGATCTGGTCAAGCGGCTGCCTGCCGAGGCCGCCACGGTCGTTGTCGAGCAGATACCCGCCGTCGAACCGCTGACCGGTGCGCAGTTCGTCGACAGTGTGGCGGCCCGGATCGATGGAGCCACTCCCGCGACTGCCCTCTGGGACGTCAGCTCGGTCCTGAGTGTGGTGGCGGACGCTGCCGGTGACGAGCTCACGGACCGCATCATCCACCTGCTCCCGCCCGGATACGCCCTGCTGTTCGGCCGGGCCCAGCTTGCGGCCTGA
- a CDS encoding DoxX family protein encodes MTVGLLLIRVVVGLLLIGHATQKLFGWFGGHGLAGTGAFFDSIGYRPGRRLAFLAGLAELTGGLLLTLGLLTPLAAAIIIGTMIAAAAVHLRNGLWVQNGGYETPLLYAVTALGVAFTGPGGVSLDRLFALNWPWPYGLYAAALGLLAALPFVMMRRLRPAKKPDQPQRTDTRHPKQRLKIRIPV; translated from the coding sequence ATGACTGTCGGACTCTTGCTCATTCGTGTCGTCGTCGGACTGCTGCTCATCGGGCACGCCACCCAGAAGCTCTTCGGGTGGTTCGGCGGGCACGGGCTCGCCGGCACGGGCGCCTTCTTCGACAGCATCGGCTACCGGCCGGGACGTCGCTTGGCCTTTTTGGCCGGCCTCGCCGAGCTGACCGGTGGCCTGCTGCTGACGCTCGGCCTGCTGACCCCGCTCGCCGCCGCCATCATCATCGGCACGATGATCGCTGCGGCCGCCGTGCACCTGCGTAACGGCCTGTGGGTGCAGAACGGCGGCTACGAGACCCCGCTGCTCTACGCGGTCACGGCGCTCGGAGTGGCGTTCACCGGCCCCGGCGGCGTGTCGCTCGACCGGCTGTTCGCGCTGAACTGGCCGTGGCCATACGGCCTCTACGCCGCGGCACTCGGCCTGCTCGCCGCTCTGCCGTTCGTCATGATGCGCCGACTTCGGCCGGCGAAGAAGCCGGATCAGCCGCAGCGGACCGATACGCGGCATCCGAAGCAGCGGCTGAAGATCCGTATCCCAGTCTGA
- the glsA gene encoding glutaminase A translates to MLSHVGADLRVIRERKPQFMGGVIHDPGDAAGPVHEAAAVSTGSLPSAEAVDDALSAAYARFRGDTSGRVADYIPALAEADPRLFGLSVADVHGSVRQAGDAGHPFSIQSISKAFVFALVDQALGHDTVRRRVGVNNTGLPFNSILAIELNHGSPMNPMVNAGALATTSLVPGADAAERWDFIQHGLSRFAGRELDLDMRVYESEAASNQRNESIARLLDSYERLGWDPIETTDVYTKQCSLSVTTRDLAIMGATLADGGVNPLTGDQVVDAAVCRDTLAALATSGLYERSGDWLYEIGMPGKSGVSGGILTVAPGKGGLAAFSPGLDPAGNSVRGQRATHYLSGALGLNLFASAPYLRSED, encoded by the coding sequence ATGCTCTCTCATGTAGGGGCAGACCTGCGGGTGATCCGTGAGAGGAAGCCACAGTTCATGGGCGGCGTAATCCACGATCCTGGCGACGCGGCCGGGCCCGTCCATGAGGCGGCTGCTGTCTCCACCGGCAGCCTGCCCAGTGCGGAAGCGGTGGATGACGCGCTGTCCGCGGCCTACGCACGGTTTCGGGGCGACACCTCGGGACGCGTGGCGGACTACATTCCCGCTCTGGCCGAGGCCGATCCGCGCCTGTTCGGGCTCAGCGTCGCCGACGTGCATGGAAGCGTTCGCCAGGCCGGTGACGCCGGCCATCCGTTCTCCATCCAGTCCATCTCGAAGGCGTTCGTGTTCGCCCTGGTGGACCAGGCCCTCGGGCACGACACGGTCCGGCGGCGGGTGGGGGTCAACAACACCGGCCTGCCGTTCAACTCCATCCTGGCCATCGAACTCAATCACGGCAGCCCGATGAATCCGATGGTCAATGCCGGCGCACTCGCCACCACGAGCCTGGTCCCGGGAGCGGACGCCGCCGAGCGTTGGGACTTCATCCAGCACGGACTGTCCCGGTTCGCCGGCCGTGAACTCGACCTGGACATGCGGGTGTACGAGTCGGAGGCTGCCTCCAACCAGCGCAACGAGTCGATCGCCCGGCTGCTCGACAGTTACGAGCGCCTCGGCTGGGATCCGATCGAGACCACGGACGTCTACACCAAGCAGTGCTCCCTCTCGGTGACCACCCGCGACCTGGCCATCATGGGGGCCACCCTCGCCGACGGCGGGGTCAATCCCCTCACCGGCGACCAGGTCGTCGACGCCGCGGTATGCCGCGACACTCTGGCCGCGCTGGCCACCTCCGGCTTGTATGAGCGCAGCGGCGACTGGCTCTACGAGATCGGCATGCCGGGCAAGAGCGGGGTGTCCGGCGGCATCCTGACCGTCGCTCCCGGCAAGGGCGGGCTGGCCGCGTTCTCCCCCGGTCTGGACCCGGCCGGCAACAGCGTCCGCGGACAACGGGCGACCCACTACCTGTCCGGCGCGCTGGGCCTCAACCTCTTCGCATCCGCCCCGTACCTGAGATCCGAAGACTGA
- the ligD gene encoding non-homologous end-joining DNA ligase, translating to MSAGLLDRLPVEQRDRLRCPPPDGHAVDRPMLAVLSDRRTFDGGWLFERKLDGERALGLRGHDRVQLLSRNGLPLNATYPELAAALAEQECSDFTVDGEIVALRDGRTDFSLLQRRMQLTDPRTALASGVPVVYFLFDLLRLDGCDTTRLPLRTRKQLLRSAFEFRGLLRFTPHRNHGGQELLDQACARGWEGLIAKRADSVYVARRSSDWLKLKCAAGQEFVIGGFTEPTGSRAGFGALLLGYYDGGRLRYAGKVGTGFDRATLLDLRRRLEALRQSRSPFEAGPEIRERGAHWVRPELVAQIGFTEWTRDGRLRHPRFLGLRFDKKPTDVVREVPASG from the coding sequence ATGAGTGCCGGACTGCTGGACCGGCTGCCCGTGGAACAACGAGACCGCCTGCGCTGCCCGCCACCGGACGGGCACGCGGTGGACCGGCCGATGCTGGCCGTGCTCAGCGACCGGCGGACCTTCGACGGTGGCTGGCTCTTCGAACGCAAACTGGACGGCGAACGTGCCCTCGGACTGCGCGGCCATGACCGCGTTCAGCTCCTCTCCCGCAATGGCCTGCCCCTCAATGCCACCTACCCCGAGCTCGCCGCCGCCCTGGCGGAGCAGGAGTGCTCCGACTTCACCGTGGACGGCGAGATCGTCGCACTCCGTGACGGCCGCACCGACTTCTCCCTCCTGCAACGAAGGATGCAGCTCACCGACCCGCGCACGGCCCTGGCCAGCGGGGTCCCCGTCGTCTACTTCCTGTTCGACCTGCTCCGGCTGGACGGCTGCGACACCACCCGGCTGCCGCTGCGCACCCGGAAGCAGCTGCTGCGCAGCGCCTTCGAGTTCCGCGGACTGCTGCGCTTCACGCCGCACCGCAACCATGGCGGGCAGGAGCTACTGGACCAGGCGTGCGCCCGCGGCTGGGAGGGGCTGATCGCCAAGCGCGCCGACTCGGTCTACGTCGCCAGACGGTCGTCCGACTGGCTCAAGCTCAAGTGCGCCGCCGGGCAGGAGTTCGTCATCGGCGGCTTCACCGAGCCAACCGGCAGCCGGGCCGGCTTCGGCGCGCTGCTGCTGGGCTACTACGACGGCGGGCGCCTGCGCTACGCAGGCAAGGTCGGTACCGGCTTCGACCGGGCCACCCTGCTCGATCTGCGCCGCCGCCTGGAGGCTCTGCGGCAGTCGCGTTCCCCGTTCGAGGCGGGGCCCGAGATACGGGAACGCGGCGCGCACTGGGTGCGTCCGGAGCTGGTCGCCCAGATCGGCTTCACCGAGTGGACCCGAGACGGCAGGCTGCGGCACCCCCGCTTCCTCGGCCTCCGATTCGACAAG